GATGGAGAAAGGCGATGAGGAGGCCAAGCGGCGCCTGATCGAGGCCAACCTCCGGCTCGTCGTCTCGATCGCCAAGAAGTACGTGGGCCGGGGGATGCTGTTCCTGGACCTCATCCAGGAGGGCAACCTGGGGCTGATCCGCGCGGTCGAGAAGTTCGACTGGCGCAAGGGGTACAAGTTCAGCACATATGCCACCTGGTGGATCAGGCAGGCGATCACGCGCGCGCTGGCCGACCAGGCGCGGACGATCCGCATCCCGGTACACATGGTTGAGACGATCAACAAGCTGGTGCGCATCTCACGGCAGCTGCTGCAGGAGCTGGGGCGCGAGCCCACCCCCGAAGAGATTTCCGCGGCGATGGGCCTGCCGGTGGAGCGGGTGCGCGAGATCAACAAGATCGCCCAGGAGCCGATCTCGCTGGAGACGCCCATCGGCGAGGAGGAGGACAGTCACCTCGGCGACTTCATCGAGGACCACAACGCCCTGGCGCCTGCCGAGGCCGCCTCTTTCACGATGCTCAAGAAGCAACTTGAGGACGTGCTTGAATCCCTGACCCCGCGTGAGCGCAAGGTGCTGAGACTGCGGTTTGGCCTGGACGACGGCCGGCCGCGTACGCTGGAAGAGGTGGGGCGGGAGTTCGGGGTCACCCGTGAGCGCATCCGGCAGATCGAGGCCAAGGCGCTACGCAAGCTGCGACACCCCAGCCGCAGCAAGCGGTTGAAGGATTTCATCGAGTAATCAGGGTGTCTCGACGGTCACGGCAGCAGCAGGCACTTGTTGAGAGGCGCCGCCCGTATTACAATGTAAGACATGAAGACATCCGCCCTGACA
This genomic window from bacterium contains:
- the rpoD gene encoding RNA polymerase sigma factor RpoD, which produces MAKKKPQVQVSTEELTPELRALVELGRKRGFLTHDDVLEQFPEIEQNVDQVDRLYAILAEQGIEIVEDAKEVEARPKREVEEEAEASIKPPEGISIDDPVRMYLKEIGKVSLLTQPQEVSLAQRMEKGDEEAKRRLIEANLRLVVSIAKKYVGRGMLFLDLIQEGNLGLIRAVEKFDWRKGYKFSTYATWWIRQAITRALADQARTIRIPVHMVETINKLVRISRQLLQELGREPTPEEISAAMGLPVERVREINKIAQEPISLETPIGEEEDSHLGDFIEDHNALAPAEAASFTMLKKQLEDVLESLTPRERKVLRLRFGLDDGRPRTLEEVGREFGVTRERIRQIEAKALRKLRHPSRSKRLKDFIE